The Couchioplanes caeruleus nucleotide sequence CTGCTCGCTCCGGGCCTCGGCGCCCAGGGCGGCGACCCCGCGGGGCTCGCGTCGATCTTCGGCGAGAGCCTGCGGAACGTGCTGCCGTCGTACTCACGCGAGGTTCTCTCCGCGGGCCCGGAAACGGTCGCGTTGCAGGCCGCGGCGGACCGCGCGGTGGCCGCCTGCCGGGCCGTGATCGGGTGAAACGGCCTGCTTACCAGGCTCGGCCGCAGCCGGGTGGGGGGTACCCCCACGTTGCCGAAACGGCCATTGACCGCTAGTTTTCCCGGCGCCGGGAACCACATGCCCCTTTGGTTCCCTGGCACACCACGTTTCACAGATGCGCCGGTATTGGACTACAGGCGCGATAGGGACCTGAGGAGAACTGGTGCCGCTCCCGTCACTGAGCCCCGAGCAGCGTGCAGCCGCGCTGGAGAAGGCTGCGGAGATTCGCAAGGCCCGGGCCGAGCTGAAGGATCAGCTCAAGTCCGGCAAGACCACCCTCGCCGCCGTGCTCGACCGGGCCGAGGGCGACGACGTCGTCGGCAAGCTGAAGGTTTCGGCCGTGCTCCAGGCGCTGCCGGGCATCGGCAAGATCCGGGCCACCCAGATCATGGAGAAGCTCAAGATCGCCGACAGCCGTCGCCTTCGTGGCCTCGGCGAGCAGCAGCGTAAGGCCCTCCTGGGGGAGTTCGCTGCGAACTGACTCACGGGCTCGTGTAGGAATGAGCCGTGAGCATGGATGACGACGCGCGCCCGGCGGCCCGACTCACCGTCCTCTCCGGCCCCTCGGGGGTGGGCAAGGACAGCGTGATCGAGCTGATCCGGGCGCGCTCGCCATGGATCAAGCTGTCGGTGTCGGTGACCACCCGCAAGAAGCGCGACTACGAGACGGACGGCGAGCACTACCACTTCGTCACCCGTTCGGAGTTCCAGCGCCTCGTCGACGGCGATCAGCTCCTCGAATGGGCGGAGTTCGCGGGCAACCTCTACGGCACGCCCCGCGCCCAGGTCGAGGGCTGGCTGTCGCAGGGCCGGCCGGTGCTGCTGAAGATCGATCTGCAGGGCGCGCGCCAGGTGCGAGCCACGATGCCCGACGCCCAGCTGGTGTTCCTCGCCCCGCCGAGCGTCGAGGAGCTGCGCCGCCGGCTGATCGGGCGCGGCACCGATGACGAGGAGACCATCCGCCGCCGCCTCGCCCACGCGGACGAGGAGCTCGCCGCGGAGAAGGAATTCGACCGTACGGTGGTCAACGACTTCGTCGAGCGCGCCGCGGACGAGCTGGTAGGATTGCTCGGTTCGTCATTTCTGACCCCCGCGCAGGTGCCGGAGTCCTAGAACCTCCCGCACTTCTGGACATCGCACCGGGTCGCCCGGGTCCTCAGTCGTCGTCGTTAGGACATGAATTCCGTGGGAACCATCGCCAACCCCGAGGGCATCACCAACCCGCCGATCGACGAGCTGCTCGACAAGACCTCGTCGAAGTACTCGCTGGTGATCTTCGCGGCCAAGCGCGCCCGCCAGGTCAACGCCTACTACAGCCAGCTCGGTGAGGGCCTCCTGGAGTACGTCGGCCCCCTGGTGGAGACCACGCCGCAGGAGAAGCCGCTCTCGATCGCGATGCGTGAGATCAACGCGGGTCTGCTCACCGCCGAGGCCACCGACAACCCCTGACGGCCCGACCCTGGCGGCCCCGAGATCACCGGTGGCCGGCGCCGCCGGGTTCGTCGCAGCCCGTAGGCCCGTTCGTCGGCGGGCTCCCGTCGCCAGACCCCATCGGCGACCCGTTCGTCGCCGCGGTCCCGGCTTCCGTGCCGCCTCATTGCTTCGCGCCCGCGTCCGCTTCTTGCGGGCGCGGGTTTTCCGTTCCGTGAGCGATTCTCCGTATGGGGGAATCGCACATCGAGGCCCGCGTCCTTCCCGTGCTCGCCGGTCTTACCCGCGGATTCAGCCCCCGGCGCTCCGCCGCCGTGCAGAGTCCGGTGGTCGCCGGTCCGTTGGCCGCCGGTCTGTCGGCCGGCGGTCCGTCACGCCGAAATTGTGTGGGCCGGGGATCCGGTGCCCGGGAGATCCGTCACACGGCAGGGTCTTCGCCGTCCGGCCGTTTGTCGCCGTCGGGCAGAATTGGCATCCGGCAGAGGAGGGTGGTCATGACCGAGGTCGTGCTCGGCGTCTGTGGCGGGATCGCCGCCTACAAGGCTTGTGAGCTCCTCCGGCTGTTCACCGAGTCCGGGCATGCTGTCCGGGTGGTGCCCACCGCCTCGGCCCTGCAGTTCGTCGGCGCCCCCACCTGGGCGGCGCTCTCCGGGCGGCCCGTCGCCACCGAGGTGTGGGACGACGTGCACGAGGTGCCGCACGTACGGATCGGCCGGCACGCCGACCTCGTCGTGGTCGCGCCCGCCACAGCGGACATGCTGGCCAAGGCCGCTCACGGCATCGCCGACGACCTGCTGACGAACACGCTGCTCACGGCGACCTGTCCGGTGGTGTTCGCGCCGGCGATGCACACCGAGATGTGGGAGAACGCCGCCACCCAGGCCAACGTCGCGACGCTGCGCAGCCGCGGGATCGTCGTCATCGAGCCCGCCGTCGGCCGGCTCACCGGCGCCGACACCGGCAAGGGCCGGCTGCCGGACCCCGAGGCGATCTTCGCGACCGCGCTGCGGGTGCTGCGCCGGGGCGCCGCCGAGCGCGGCGACCTGGCGGGGCGGCGGGTCGTGGTGACCGCGGGGGGCACGAGGGAGCCGCTGGACCCCGTACGGTTCCTGGGAAACCGGTCGTCCGGCAAGCAGGGCTTCGCCCTCGCCCGCTCGGCCGTCGCCCGTGGGGCGCAGGTCACGCTCATTGCGGCGAACGTCACTCTGGCCGTACCCGCAGGGGTGGATCTTGTCCGGGTCGGCACGACCGAGGAGTTGCGCAAGGCGGCCGTCGAGGCCGCCGCAGCGGCCGACGTCGTCGTCATGGCGGCCGCGCCCGCCGACTTCCGGCCCGCCGCCGTCGCCGGGCGGAAGATCAAGAAATCCGACGACGGTACGGCGCCCACGATCGAACTCGTCACCAACCCGGACATCGCCGCGGAGCTCGGCGCGGCCAAGCGCCCTGGTCAGGTGCTCGTCGCGTTCGCCGCGGAGACGCACGACGCGCTGGAGAACGCCCGCGGCAAACTCGCCCGGAAACGTGCCGACCTCATCGTCGTTAACGAGGTGGGTACCGACCTGGTCTTCGGCGCCGACCACAACACGGTGACCATCCTCGGCGCCGACGGAGCCACCGTGCAGCTCGGGGAACTCCCCAAAGACGATGTGGCGGATGCGATATGGGACCAGGTCGCCTCGCGTCTTGATCCGCAGGCCAGCGAGGATGGGACGGCGTGAGGCCGGGCCTGCGCCCCCCGCGCGGCGGTGACTACACTGCCGCGGAACGAACCTTCGACGAAATCTGAGGAGCACCGTGGCACGCCGCCTGTTCACTTCCGAGTCGGTCACGGAAGGCCACCCGGACAAGATCGCTGACCAGATCAGCGACGGTATTCTCGATGCCCTGCTGACGCAGGACCCGCGCAGCCGCGTCGCGGTGGAGACGCTGATCACGACCGGTCAGGTGCACGTGGCCGGTGAGGTCACGACGCAGGCGTACGCGGATATCCCGAGCATCGTGCGCGAGACGATCCTGGGTATCGGTTACGACTCGTCGAAGAAGGGCTTCGACGGCGCGTCGTGCGGCGTGAGCGTGTCCATCGGCTCGCAGTCGCCGGACATCGCCCAGGGTGTGGACAGCGCGCTCGAGTTGCGTGAGGGTGACTCGGAGCACGTTCTGGACGCGCAGGGTGCGGGTGACCAGGGCATGATGTTCGGGTTCGCGTGCTCGGAGACCCCGGAGCTGATGCCGCTGCCGATCGCCCTGGCGCACCGCCTCGCCCGCCGGCTGTCGGCGGCCCGCAAGGACGGCACG carries:
- the rpoZ gene encoding DNA-directed RNA polymerase subunit omega yields the protein MGTIANPEGITNPPIDELLDKTSSKYSLVIFAAKRARQVNAYYSQLGEGLLEYVGPLVETTPQEKPLSIAMREINAGLLTAEATDNP
- the coaBC gene encoding bifunctional phosphopantothenoylcysteine decarboxylase/phosphopantothenate--cysteine ligase CoaBC codes for the protein MTEVVLGVCGGIAAYKACELLRLFTESGHAVRVVPTASALQFVGAPTWAALSGRPVATEVWDDVHEVPHVRIGRHADLVVVAPATADMLAKAAHGIADDLLTNTLLTATCPVVFAPAMHTEMWENAATQANVATLRSRGIVVIEPAVGRLTGADTGKGRLPDPEAIFATALRVLRRGAAERGDLAGRRVVVTAGGTREPLDPVRFLGNRSSGKQGFALARSAVARGAQVTLIAANVTLAVPAGVDLVRVGTTEELRKAAVEAAAAADVVVMAAAPADFRPAAVAGRKIKKSDDGTAPTIELVTNPDIAAELGAAKRPGQVLVAFAAETHDALENARGKLARKRADLIVVNEVGTDLVFGADHNTVTILGADGATVQLGELPKDDVADAIWDQVASRLDPQASEDGTA
- the mihF gene encoding integration host factor, actinobacterial type; this translates as MPLPSLSPEQRAAALEKAAEIRKARAELKDQLKSGKTTLAAVLDRAEGDDVVGKLKVSAVLQALPGIGKIRATQIMEKLKIADSRRLRGLGEQQRKALLGEFAAN
- the gmk gene encoding guanylate kinase; translation: MDDDARPAARLTVLSGPSGVGKDSVIELIRARSPWIKLSVSVTTRKKRDYETDGEHYHFVTRSEFQRLVDGDQLLEWAEFAGNLYGTPRAQVEGWLSQGRPVLLKIDLQGARQVRATMPDAQLVFLAPPSVEELRRRLIGRGTDDEETIRRRLAHADEELAAEKEFDRTVVNDFVERAADELVGLLGSSFLTPAQVPES